In one Mycobacterium heckeshornense genomic region, the following are encoded:
- a CDS encoding ABC transporter permease, with protein sequence MNGEVGWAGLATSLALVGFAAAISLWQRLGLERQVVWSAIRALVQLLLVGSALALLFEPGRSLWWSWAWTAGMVGYAGDVARRRAPEVPRLAPLAIAAFATAAVVTLGVIFGLRVFPLQPRTLVPIAGMMIGNSMTATVLVARRLVDELRDKRDEVEARLALAQPYRQAAAPYLRTALRAAVSPQIETTKATGLVFLPGAMTGLILAGVSPVQAVLVQAVVMFLILGSVAATTVVVALGLVRRVFTRDHRLLPL encoded by the coding sequence GTGAACGGCGAGGTCGGATGGGCGGGGCTGGCAACGTCGTTGGCGTTGGTTGGCTTCGCCGCGGCGATTTCGTTGTGGCAGCGGCTGGGTCTCGAACGCCAAGTGGTGTGGTCGGCCATCCGTGCGCTGGTCCAATTGCTGCTGGTTGGCAGCGCGTTGGCGTTGCTTTTCGAGCCCGGTCGCTCGCTGTGGTGGTCGTGGGCGTGGACCGCGGGCATGGTCGGCTACGCCGGTGACGTCGCGCGCCGGCGGGCCCCGGAGGTCCCCCGGCTGGCGCCGCTGGCCATCGCCGCGTTCGCTACCGCGGCGGTGGTGACGCTAGGCGTGATATTCGGGTTGCGGGTGTTTCCGTTGCAGCCGCGGACCCTGGTGCCGATCGCGGGGATGATGATCGGCAACTCGATGACCGCCACGGTGCTGGTGGCCCGCCGGCTGGTCGACGAGCTGCGCGACAAACGCGATGAGGTCGAAGCGCGGTTAGCCCTCGCGCAGCCCTACCGTCAGGCGGCCGCCCCCTACCTGCGGACAGCGTTGCGGGCGGCCGTTTCTCCGCAGATCGAAACCACCAAGGCCACCGGTCTGGTGTTCTTGCCTGGGGCGATGACCGGGCTCATCCTCGCCGGTGTCTCGCCGGTGCAGGCTGTGCTCGTGCAGGCCGTGGTGATGTTCTTGATCTTGGGATCGGTCGCGGCCACCACCGTGGTGGTCGCCCTTGGCCTGGTCCGCCGGGTGTTCACCCGCGACCACCGGCTGTTGCCGCTGTAA
- a CDS encoding phosphate ABC transporter ATP-binding protein, with the protein MADTEPVFDFADVVVERAGLRALDGFSAAIPKRGVTVVFGPSGSGKSTLLRLCNRLEVPTSGRVLFCGKDIAALDPLWLRRRVGMCFQRPTPFPGTVAENLRAADPAASDARMSETLARVALTGSWLDRDATALSGGEAQRMCLARTLMAQPEVLLLDEPTSAVDAAAARVIEHAVRDLADGQGTPAVWVTHDAAQVERIADWVVYLDNGRCTGFEPAASKPGNEEVTP; encoded by the coding sequence GTGGCCGATACGGAGCCGGTATTCGACTTCGCCGACGTGGTGGTGGAACGGGCCGGACTGCGCGCGCTCGACGGATTCAGCGCGGCCATCCCGAAGCGGGGCGTAACGGTGGTGTTTGGCCCGTCGGGATCGGGCAAGTCGACGTTGCTGCGATTGTGCAATCGGCTGGAAGTACCAACCAGCGGCCGAGTATTGTTCTGCGGCAAGGATATTGCCGCACTCGACCCGTTATGGTTGCGTCGCCGGGTGGGCATGTGCTTTCAGCGCCCGACGCCCTTCCCCGGCACCGTGGCCGAGAATTTGCGGGCGGCCGACCCCGCCGCGTCCGATGCGCGGATGTCCGAAACACTGGCGCGGGTGGCGTTGACCGGCTCATGGCTGGACCGTGATGCGACCGCCCTGTCGGGCGGTGAGGCGCAGCGGATGTGCCTGGCCCGCACGCTCATGGCGCAACCTGAGGTGCTGCTTCTCGACGAGCCCACCTCCGCGGTCGACGCCGCGGCGGCACGGGTGATCGAACACGCTGTACGCGACCTGGCGGACGGTCAAGGAACTCCGGCCGTGTGGGTCACCCACGACGCGGCGCAGGTCGAGCGCATCGCCGATTGGGTCGTATACCTCGACAACGGCCGCTGCACAGGGTTTGAACCGGCTGCATCGAAGCCGGGAAACGAGGAGGTGACGCCGTGA
- a CDS encoding adenosine deaminase codes for MTAPLTLDMIGKAPKALLHDHLDGGLRPATVLDIAGQIGYEDLPATDVDELARWFHTRSYSGSLERYLEPFAHTVAVMQTPEALHRVAYECVEDLAADNVVYAEVRFAPELHINRGLSFDDVVDAVLAGFADGEKAAAAAGRAITVRCLVTAMRHAALSREIAELAIRFRDKGVVGFDIAGAEAGYPPSRHLDAFEYMRDHNARFTIHAGEAFGLPSIHEAIAFCGADRLGHGVRIVDDIHVNDDGTVQLGRLAAILRDKRIPLELCPSSNVHSGVVDSIAEHPFDLLARARFRVTINTDNRLMSDTSMTREMHRLVEAFGYGWSDLERFTINAVKSAFIGFDERLAIIDEVIKPRFAVLIG; via the coding sequence ATGACGGCACCGCTGACCCTGGACATGATCGGCAAAGCACCCAAGGCGCTGCTGCATGACCACCTCGACGGCGGGCTGCGCCCCGCCACCGTGCTCGACATCGCGGGCCAGATCGGCTACGAGGACCTGCCCGCCACCGACGTCGACGAGCTGGCCCGCTGGTTTCACACCCGCTCTTACAGCGGGTCGCTGGAACGCTACCTCGAGCCGTTTGCGCACACCGTTGCGGTCATGCAGACGCCCGAGGCCCTGCACCGGGTCGCCTATGAATGCGTGGAGGACTTAGCCGCCGACAACGTGGTGTACGCCGAGGTGCGTTTCGCCCCCGAACTGCACATCAACCGGGGGCTCTCGTTCGACGACGTCGTCGACGCCGTCCTGGCAGGTTTCGCCGACGGAGAGAAAGCCGCCGCGGCCGCGGGCCGCGCGATCACGGTGCGCTGTCTGGTCACCGCGATGCGCCATGCCGCGCTGTCCCGCGAGATCGCCGAGCTGGCGATCAGATTTCGGGATAAAGGTGTGGTCGGATTCGACATTGCCGGCGCCGAGGCCGGTTACCCACCATCCCGGCACCTGGATGCCTTCGAGTACATGCGAGATCATAACGCCCGCTTCACAATCCATGCTGGAGAAGCGTTCGGGCTGCCGTCCATTCATGAAGCGATCGCATTCTGCGGCGCCGACCGGTTAGGTCACGGGGTGCGGATTGTCGATGACATCCACGTCAACGACGATGGCACGGTGCAGCTGGGCCGACTGGCGGCCATCCTGCGGGACAAGCGAATTCCGCTGGAGCTGTGCCCAAGCTCCAATGTGCATTCCGGTGTTGTCGACAGCATCGCCGAGCACCCGTTCGACCTGCTGGCCCGGGCGCGATTCCGGGTCACCATCAACACTGACAACCGGTTGATGAGCGACACCTCGATGACCCGCGAAATGCACAGGCTAGTAGAAGCATTCGGTTACGGCTGGAGCGACTTGGAGCGGTTCACCATCAATGCGGTGAAGTCAGCGTTCATCGGCTTCGACGAGCGTCTGGCGATCATCGACGAGGTGATCAAGCCCCGCTTCGCGGTGTTGATCGGGTAG